The proteins below come from a single Staphylococcus sp. MI 10-1553 genomic window:
- a CDS encoding thiamine-binding protein, producing MIDTLMSIQIIPQTPNGENVIPFVDEAIKVIDESGLNYRVGPLETTIEGDMSSLLILIQKMNERMVELESPSIISQVKFYHVTEGISIETLTGKYDEMA from the coding sequence ATGATAGATACGTTAATGAGCATTCAAATTATCCCGCAAACACCTAATGGAGAAAATGTCATTCCTTTTGTAGATGAAGCCATTAAAGTGATAGATGAATCAGGGTTAAATTATCGCGTCGGACCATTGGAAACAACGATTGAAGGTGACATGAGTAGTTTGTTGATCTTAATTCAAAAAATGAACGAACGTATGGTCGAACTTGAATCACCAAGCATTATTAGCCAAGTGAAGTTTTATCATGTGACTGAAGGAATCAGTATTGAAACGTTGACGGGTAAGTATGACGAAATGGCTTAA
- the miaB gene encoding tRNA (N6-isopentenyl adenosine(37)-C2)-methylthiotransferase MiaB, giving the protein MNEEQRKAGTIDVLAQRDSKEEKDYSKYFNFEHVYQPPSLKDAKKRGKETVQYNRDFQIDEKYRGMGKGRTFLIKTYGCQMNAHDTEVMAGILTALGYTPTEDVNTADVILLNTCAIRENAENKVFGEIGNLKHIKQERPDCLIGVCGCMSQEESVVNKILKSYQNVDMIFGTHNIHRLPQILEEAYLSKAMVVEVWSKEGDVIENLPKVRQGRIKAWVNIMYGCDKFCTYCIVPFTRGKERSRRPQDIIEEVRDLARQGYQEITLLGQNVNAYGKDIEDIEYGLGDLLADISKIDIPRVRFTTSHPWDFTDRMIEVIAEGGNIVPHIHLPVQSGNDQVLKIMGRKYTRESYLDLVSRIKAAMPDVALTTDIIVGYPNETEAQFEETLSLYEAVSFEHAYTYLYSQRDGTPAAKMKDNVPTEVKKERLQRLNRLVGEYSSRALKAYEGETVRVLCEGASKKDEAVLAGYTEKNKLVNFRAPKSVIGKIVDVKIVEAKQYSLNGEFVGVSEPTMVTV; this is encoded by the coding sequence GTGAATGAAGAACAAAGAAAAGCTGGAACGATTGATGTCTTAGCGCAACGTGACAGTAAAGAAGAAAAAGATTATAGTAAGTATTTTAATTTTGAACACGTTTATCAGCCACCAAGTCTCAAAGATGCGAAAAAACGTGGAAAAGAAACTGTGCAATATAACCGTGATTTCCAAATTGATGAAAAATATCGTGGTATGGGGAAAGGTCGTACATTTTTAATCAAAACATATGGTTGCCAAATGAATGCGCATGATACAGAAGTCATGGCAGGGATTTTGACAGCTCTAGGTTATACACCGACTGAAGATGTGAATACAGCGGACGTCATTTTATTAAATACGTGTGCAATTCGTGAAAATGCGGAAAATAAAGTGTTTGGTGAGATTGGGAACTTAAAGCATATTAAGCAAGAGCGCCCAGATTGCTTAATTGGCGTTTGTGGATGTATGTCACAAGAAGAATCAGTTGTGAATAAAATCTTAAAATCATACCAAAATGTCGATATGATTTTTGGTACGCATAATATTCACCGCTTACCACAAATTTTAGAAGAAGCTTATTTATCTAAAGCAATGGTTGTGGAAGTATGGTCTAAAGAAGGCGATGTTATTGAGAACTTGCCTAAAGTACGTCAAGGCCGTATTAAAGCATGGGTGAACATTATGTATGGTTGTGACAAGTTTTGTACATATTGTATTGTGCCATTTACGCGTGGTAAAGAGCGTAGTCGTCGCCCGCAAGATATTATTGAAGAAGTGCGTGATTTAGCGCGTCAAGGTTATCAAGAGATTACATTGCTCGGTCAAAACGTGAATGCATACGGGAAAGACATAGAAGATATTGAGTATGGTTTAGGCGATTTATTGGCGGACATTTCAAAAATTGATATTCCGCGTGTTCGTTTTACTACAAGCCATCCATGGGACTTTACAGACCGTATGATTGAAGTCATTGCTGAAGGTGGTAATATTGTGCCACACATTCACTTGCCGGTTCAATCAGGTAATGATCAAGTGTTGAAAATTATGGGGCGTAAATATACACGTGAAAGCTATCTTGATCTCGTGTCACGTATTAAAGCAGCCATGCCAGATGTCGCATTAACAACAGACATAATTGTAGGTTATCCAAACGAAACAGAAGCACAATTTGAAGAAACGTTATCTTTATATGAAGCAGTCAGTTTCGAACACGCTTATACGTATCTTTATTCGCAACGTGACGGTACACCTGCTGCTAAAATGAAAGACAATGTACCGACTGAAGTGAAGAAAGAGCGTTTACAGCGTTTAAATCGTCTTGTAGGTGAATATTCTTCACGTGCATTAAAAGCGTATGAAGGTGAAACAGTTCGCGTATTATGTGAAGGTGCAAGTAAAAAAGATGAAGCAGTTTTAGCGGGTTATACTGAAAAGAACAAATTAGTTAACTTCCGTGCACCAAAATCTGTTATCGGTAAAATTGTAGATGTAAAAATTGTTGAAGCGAAACAATATTCATTAAATGGTGAATTTGTTGGCGTGAGTGAACCTACGATGGTGACTGTGTAA
- the thiW gene encoding energy coupling factor transporter S component ThiW has protein sequence MNTRKLTLTALFIAVNVVLSTVIVIPLGAIKAAPVQHFVNVLSVVILGPWYGLAQAFLSSSIRVMFGTGTPFAFPGSMIGVLLGSLFYYVNRHLFVAAIGEVIGTGIIGSLVCIPLAWILNVDHFLIKPLMAAFIVSSLIGASVSYALLILLKRRGVLKHLDLNRKYRK, from the coding sequence TTGAACACACGTAAACTAACACTGACCGCTCTCTTTATTGCAGTCAATGTTGTATTAAGTACAGTGATTGTCATACCATTAGGGGCGATTAAAGCAGCACCTGTACAACATTTCGTGAATGTACTCAGCGTCGTCATTCTTGGACCATGGTATGGACTCGCGCAAGCATTTTTATCATCTAGCATACGCGTAATGTTTGGTACGGGGACACCGTTTGCCTTTCCAGGAAGCATGATTGGTGTCTTACTCGGAAGTTTATTTTACTATGTGAACCGTCACCTGTTTGTCGCCGCAATTGGTGAAGTGATTGGCACAGGTATCATTGGAAGTTTAGTTTGTATTCCACTCGCTTGGATTTTAAATGTAGATCACTTTTTAATCAAACCTTTAATGGCGGCGTTTATCGTTTCAAGCTTGATCGGTGCATCCGTGAGTTATGCGTTGCTCATTTTGTTGAAACGACGAGGTGTATTGAAGCATTTAGATTTAAATCGAAAGTATCGAAAATAA
- a CDS encoding YlbF family regulator, with product MDSREMILEAAQKLSASIQSLETIQHYQRIETQIHQNEQISQYMAELKQNQKQSVNLQNYDKPVAFARSEEKIEEIQTKIDEIPIVNEFKTALQEANELLHVVIGTLSARIEQENIEAGDDQTHE from the coding sequence ATGGACTCTCGTGAGATGATTTTGGAAGCGGCTCAAAAGTTAAGTGCATCCATTCAATCATTAGAAACGATACAACATTACCAACGTATCGAAACACAAATTCATCAAAATGAGCAAATTTCGCAATACATGGCAGAGTTAAAGCAAAATCAAAAGCAATCCGTCAATCTACAAAATTACGATAAACCTGTAGCATTTGCGCGCTCTGAAGAAAAAATTGAAGAAATACAAACAAAAATTGATGAAATCCCAATTGTGAATGAATTTAAAACGGCACTACAAGAAGCAAACGAATTGTTGCACGTTGTGATTGGGACTTTATCAGCTAGAATTGAACAAGAAAACATCGAGGCTGGGGACGATCAAACACACGAATGA
- a CDS encoding 2-oxoacid:ferredoxin oxidoreductase subunit beta, which yields MATFKDFRNNVKPNWCPGCGDFSVQAAIQKAAANVGLEPDEVALITGIGCSGRLSGYVNSYGVHSIHGRALPLAQGVKMANRDLTVIASGGDGDGYAIGMGHTIHALRRNMNITYIVMDNQIYGLTKGQTSPSSAPGFVTKTTPKGNIEQNVAPLELALSSGATFVAQGFSSDIKALTKIIEDAINHDGFSFVNVFSPCVTYNKINTYDWFKENLTAIDDIENYDVSNKQAALQTVLEHDSLVKGIVYQDTTTPSYESQIDGLAETPLAHQDLSLTEEQFESFTKQFV from the coding sequence TTGGCTACATTTAAAGATTTTAGAAATAATGTGAAACCCAATTGGTGTCCCGGTTGTGGCGACTTCTCAGTACAAGCGGCCATCCAAAAAGCAGCTGCAAACGTTGGATTAGAACCAGATGAAGTGGCACTCATTACAGGGATTGGTTGTTCAGGACGTCTATCAGGTTACGTGAACTCTTACGGTGTCCATTCCATTCATGGGCGTGCATTACCATTAGCACAAGGTGTGAAAATGGCAAACCGTGACCTTACAGTGATTGCTTCTGGTGGTGACGGCGATGGTTATGCTATCGGTATGGGGCATACGATTCATGCGTTACGCCGAAATATGAATATCACTTATATCGTGATGGACAACCAAATTTACGGACTGACTAAAGGACAAACATCACCTTCATCAGCACCAGGATTTGTGACTAAAACAACACCTAAAGGTAATATCGAACAAAACGTTGCGCCATTAGAGCTGGCATTATCATCAGGGGCGACATTTGTTGCACAAGGTTTCTCTAGTGATATTAAAGCGTTAACGAAAATAATTGAAGACGCGATTAATCACGATGGTTTTTCATTTGTAAACGTCTTTTCACCATGTGTCACATACAATAAAATCAATACGTATGACTGGTTTAAAGAGAATTTAACTGCTATTGATGATATTGAAAATTATGACGTCAGCAATAAACAAGCTGCATTACAAACCGTGCTCGAACATGATTCATTAGTCAAAGGGATTGTATACCAAGATACGACAACACCTTCATATGAGTCACAAATTGACGGCTTAGCAGAAACACCATTAGCACATCAAGACTTGAGTTTAACAGAAGAACAGTTTGAGTCATTTACAAAGCAATTTGTATAA